One Kazachstania africana CBS 2517 chromosome 9, complete genome genomic region harbors:
- the DAK1 gene encoding dihydroxyacetone kinase (similar to Saccharomyces cerevisiae DAK1 (YML070W); ancestral locus Anc_4.334), translating to MHTKSFEVEDPITSSLKGFALANPSLTLTPSEKVLLREISKGKVALISGGGSGHEPAHAGYIGKGMLSAVVCGDIFASPSTKQILNAIKVVNEHSPNGVLLIVKNYTGDVLHFGLSAERARALGINVEVVVIGDDVAVGRAKGGMVGRRALAGTTLVHKITGAFAELYSEKYGLKGTADVARIINDNLVTIGASLDHCKVPGRKFESELTEKQMELGMGIHNEPGVKVLEPIPSTEDLILKNMLPALLDPTDKDRAFVDFSRDDEVVLLVNNLGGVSNFIISSIVSITTNFLKQHYDIIPQRVIAGTLMTAFNGNGFSITLLNATKATNSLKELFPEVQSVLDLLYTPTDAPGWPVAEFTNKAAPSIDKKLLEEDIKVKSAGDYDFAAFEKWVKAGAESIIKSEPHITSLDTQVGDGDCGYTLVAGVNGIVNNLDKISKSSLSEAIAEISDIIETSMGGTSGGLYSILLSGFSHGLIQTCKDSQEPVTSEVLAKALEIALETLYRYTNARKGSSTMIDALEPFVKEFSASKDFAKAVAAAEEGAKSTATFEAKFGRASYVGDSSSVEDPGAVGLSEFLKGILNTF from the coding sequence ATGCATacaaaatcatttgaagtAGAAGACCCCATAACCTCTTCGTTGAAAGGTTTCGCTTTAGCTAACCCCTCATTGACACTAACACCTTCTGAAAAAGTCTTACTTCGTGAGATTTCGAAGGGTAAAGTAGCTCTGATCTCTGGTGGTGGTTCGGGTCATGAACCTGCACACGCTGGTTATATTGGTAAAGGTATGCTATCCGCAGTGGTATGTGGTGACATTTTTGCTTCGCCAAGTACAAAGCAAATTTTAAATGCTATAAAAGTAGTCAATGAGCACTCTCCAAATGGGGTTCTTTTGATAGTCAAGAACTATACTGGCGATGTTTTACATTTTGGTCTATCTGCTGAAAGAGCAAGAGCTTTAGGTATAAATGTGGAAGTTGTAGTCATTGGTGATGACGTAGCTGTTGGCAGAGCCAAAGGTGGTATGGTCGGTAGAAGAGCGCTTGCAGGCACCACACTTGTACACAAGATTACTGGTGCGTTTGCAGAATTATACtctgaaaaatatggattGAAGGGAACAGCTGATGTTGCAAGGATCATCAATGATAATCTAGTTACTATTGGTGCTTCTCTAGATCATTGCAAAGTTCCCGGTAGAAAATTCGAAAGTGAATTGACTGAAAAACAGATGGAATTAGGAATGGGTATTCACAACGAGCCAGGTGTGAAAGTTTTGGAGCCAATCCCCTCTACTGAAGACTTGATCTTGAAGAATATGTTGCCTGCTCTTTTGGATCCTACTGACAAGGATAGAGCCTTTGTCGATTTTAGTAGGGATGATGAAGTAGTTTTATTGGTTAATAATCTTGGCGGGGtttctaattttattatctcGTCAATTGTCTCCATAACCacaaatttcttgaaacaGCACTACGATATTATCCCCCAAAGGGTTATTGCCGGTACACTGATGACTGCATTCAATGGTAATGGGTTTAGTATTACCTTGCTGAACGCTACAAAGGCCACAAATTCCTTAAAAGAGCTCTTCCCAGAAGTTCAATCTGTCCTGGACCTATTGTATACCCCAACAGATGCACCGGGATGGCCTGTAGCAGAGTTTACAAACAAGGCAGCGCCGTCGATTGACAAAAAACTTCTAGAAGAGGATATTAAAGTTAAAAGTGCAGGTGACTATGACTTCGcagcttttgaaaaatgggtGAAAGCAGGTGCCGAGAGTATTATCAAGAGTGAACCTCATATTACTTCATTAGACACCCAAGTGGGTGATGGTGATTGTGGTTACACATTAGTTGCTGGTGTAAACGGTATTGTGAATAACCTTGACAAGATTTCTAAATCATCCTTATCTGAGGCCATTGCTGAAATTTCAGACATTATCGAAACCTCTATGGGTGGTACTTCTGGTGGACTTTATTCAATCTTACTTTCAGGTTTCTCTCATGGTTTGATTCAAACTTGTAAAGATTCACAGGAACCCGTCACTTCAGAAGTTTTGGCCAAAGCACTAGAGATTGCATTAGAAACGTTATACAGGTACACAAATGCCAGAAAGGGTTCATCTACTATGATTGATGCCCTGGAACCATTCGTGAAAGAGTTCTCGGCATCAAAGGATTTTGCCAAGGCAGTTGCTGCCGCAGAAGAAGGTGCTAAGTCCACTGCCACGTTCGAAGCTAAATTTGGCAGAGCGTCCTACGTGGGCGATTCTTCATCGGTTGAAGATCCAGGCGCTGTCGGTCTTTCTGAATTTCTAAAGGGGATCCTGAACACTTTTTAG
- the TCB3 gene encoding Tcb3p (similar to Saccharomyces cerevisiae TCB3 (YML072C); ancestral locus Anc_4.340), translating to MFQAKSRTNDQSSLKADSNVQGKSKESGNLHQKMKNAYTTGSEQHRPDENRGKDDRLANRTALKGVHYANVPPKGVIVAKSNESRLPAPNKEGTLGSVPLEKVHPEELKQSKSRDSNKYDTSIPGPGLLDPLSKADQEKLDHAINSDSIDTLFPWRNVGKFHASGKGTPQGVDSKVIKAYIMETFYNDWYYNIAIVLGTCFFSWLFAYMGFSWWSLGFIFLATSSVYSTEYRRFNRNIRDDLKRITVEETLSGRLETTQWLNSFLSKFWVIYMPVLSQQVKDIANPILAGVAPGYGIDALSLDEFTLGTKAPSIRGIKSYTKTGKDTVEMDWSFAFTPNDVSDMTPTEAAQKINPKVALGVTLGKSFVSKKLPVLVEDMNVAGIMRITLKFGKIFPNIKIVQIQLLEPPLLEFALKPIGGDTLGLDVMSFLPGLKSFVKTMVDSVAGPMLYAPNHFDVDVEEIMAAQSNDAIGVLVVTVTSAKGLKDSNFITNTVDPYVVLKPEKPLPGDENEIRTAIKSNIKDPTWNETKYILLPTLDQKLQMSCYDFNDVRKDTLIGTHEFDLRALYQNPAIENSSSELVVGSKSKGLLNYSLHWFSVIEKPSSTEEMEQEEEEEEEAVSATAGIAKLTIQKVKYLDVSSSLTGNLSPCGELYIDGKLVKTLRTLRRINEPSWGETIETLIKSKSNSKLTLKIFDDRINGKYLLTEYSSNIEDLMGAADLGQEYVKGSSGGEIYFTAQWKPVELTGAFAAKGSANDPLGCIKLHVKDALVKSSLSGFGDIDPYFEVSLNRHVRYKSRHFSENKNPIFDELVYIPITSENQLFSVALYDYQSVGSDRFIGQYQVPVSQLIEKDQKSGQYRCKEEFDNTMRRMNLRDEGNRGTSDTMNLAVSFIPTIKVYSAEELSAVEAQEKDLQEKRDQFEKKQADLRQKMHDNPSDWEVAEVNDPFEEEEKELHSKTKMSLDELVSYNSGILTLQVLNGHLSRTSTYLHILVDNIPYPEFTSSKYKGGKLAGESSGIFIRDLKHSMLLFRVSKERFPKEENDVISEHFISTLGLLQKGYDKPTEVDFQGSKVLVQFLYNPSPVRLSAAETVQDTGILSLNIQSARGLLSADRNGKSDPFVTVYVNGKKEHKTKTIKKTLDPVWNEKAKLKIPSKTRSAITLNVFDWDRAGENDFLGKVALDIIQMKPSTTYDWEIPLDTQGTIKVQATFEPQYLRPTIELQEKSLSDAPLRALGNVSGAGMNAASSVAGIAGAGVGVASGGLKKGGNLLKSLGGGSKSKQNVISNSRSSGENSRRLPLSSSKRKGRTSADYDASIPDNSYAQVNQNGVAQRSSIDNQPQVDDGGYSIAGVQEIVNKRSRASSFARTLSPNSTYEGTLTIIAAEHIAKNVQFKVSLAQNGKIKSVYKTANHRAQENGIVTVNETCAFKASPEANLVIGAISRHTLGKDRDVGIAQILLNDPQIHVEENMAVKLAEGRIIVKVNYGHTGNEIPPVPEIPKEYAQ from the coding sequence ATGTTCCAAGCTAAGTCTAGGACTAATGATCAGAGTTCGCTGAAGGCGGACAGCAATGTTCAAGGTAAGTCCAAAGAGAGCGGGAACCTGCatcaaaagatgaaaaatgcTTATACAACGGGTTCTGAACAACACAGGCCTGATGAGAATAGAGGAAAAGATGATCGATTAGCCAATCGTACTGCTCTCAAAGGCGTCCATTATGCGAATGTCCCTCCTAAGGGCGTCATTGTTGCGAAAAGTAACGAGTCGAGGCTACCTGCTCCAAACAAAGAAGGTACTCTGGGCTCAGTGCCTCTTGAGAAAGTGCATCCAGAAGAGCTCAAACAAAGTAAGTCGAGGGACTCTAATAAATACGACACCTCTATTCCAGGTCCTGGTCTCTTGGACCCATTAAGTAAGGCCGATCAGGAGAAACTCGACCACGCCATCAATTCTGATTCCATAGATACCTTGTTTCCATGGAGAAATGTCGGTAAGTTTCATGCTTCTGGGAAAGGTACTCCACAGGGTGTGGATTCTAAAGTTATAAAGGCCTACATTATGGAAACATTCTATAACGATTGGTACTATAACATTGCCATCGTTCTGGGCAcatgttttttttcatggTTATTTGCCTATATGGGCTTTTCCTGGTGGTCATTAGGGTTTATATTCTTAGCTACGTCATCGGTTTATAGTACCGAATATCGCCGTTTCAATAGGAATATCAGGGACGATTTGAAGAGAATCACTGTAGAAGAAACTTTATCGGGTCGTTTAGAAACTACGCAATGGCTGAATTCGTTCTTATCCAAATTTTGGGTCATTTACATGCCTGTTCTATCCCAACAAGTTAAAGATATTGCCAACCCAATTCTTGCCGGCGTAGCACCAGGTTATGGTATTGACGCATTATCATTAGATGAGTTTACTTTAGGTACAAAAGCTCCATCTATCAGAGGCATCAAATCTTACACAAAAACTGGTAAAGACACCGTAGAAATGGATTGGTCGTTTGCTTTCACTCCAAATGACGTTTCTGACATGACTCCAACAGAAGCGGCCCAAAAAATTAATCCAAAAGTGGCGCTAGGTGTTACTCTGGGTAAAAGTTTTGTCTCTAAGAAACTCCCAGTATTAGTGGAAGATATGAATGTAGCTGGTATAATGCGCAttacattgaaatttggtaaaattttCCCTAATATTAAGATagttcaaattcaattattaGAACCACCCTTATTGGAATTTGCCCTGAAACCAATCGGTGGTGACACTTTGGGTTTGGATGTCATGTCCTTCCTACCGGGTTTGAAGAGTTTTGTCAAAACTATGGTTGATTCTGTTGCAGGTCCAATGCTATATGCTCCAAACCATTTCGATGTAGACGTTGAGGAGATTATGGCAGCTCAATCCAATGATGCCATAGGTGTCTTAGTCGTCACTGTCACTTCTGCAAAAGGCCTAAAAGACTCTAATTTCATCACAAATACAGTGGATCCATACGTTGTTTTAAAACCTGAAAAACCTCTTCCTggtgatgaaaatgaaattcgTACTGCTATTAAATCTAACATTAAAGACCCTACATGGAACGAAACAAAGTACATTCTTTTACCTACTTTAGACCAAAAGTTACAAATGTCATGTTATGATTTTAACGATGTAAGAAAAGATACTTTGATAGGTACTCATGAGTTTGATCTCAGAGCTCTATATCAAAATCCtgctattgaaaattcttcttctgagTTGGTTGTTGGCTCCAAGTCTAAGGGTCTATTGAACTATTCTCTACATTGGTTCTCTGTTATCGAAAAGCCATCTTCCACTGAAGAAATGGAacaagaagaggaagaagaggaagaagcCGTTTCTGCTACTGCTGGTATTGCCAAATTGACTATACAAAAggtaaaatatttggatgTCTCCTCTTCTTTGACAGGTAATTTGAGTCCATGTGGTGAATTATACATTGATGGTAAGCTGGTAAAGACCTTGAGAACCTTGAGACGTATCAATGAGCCATCCTGGGGTGAAACTATAGAAACACttattaaatcaaaatcgAATTCGAAGCTGACTTTAAAGATCTTTGATGACCGTATAAACGGTAAATATTTGCTTACTGaatattcttcaaatatagAAGATTTAATGGGTGCAGCTGACTTAGGCCAAGAATATGTAAAAGGTTCATCAGGCGGTGAGATTTATTTCACTGCTCAATGGAAACCAGTTGAATTGACTGGCGCATTTGCAGCAAAAGGCAGTGCTAACGATCCTCTCGGATGTATCAAACTTCATGTTAAAGATGCACTAGtcaaatcttcattatctggTTTCGGTGACATAGACCCTTATTTTGAAGTTTCTTTGAATAGACATGTGAGATATAAGTCAAGACATTTTTCGGAAAATAAGAACCCTATATTCGATGAGCTTGTTTATATTCCTATTACTAGCGAAAATCAACTCTTTTCAGTGGCTTTATATGATTATCAATCGGTAGGCTCTGATAGATTTATAGGCCAATACCAGGTACCTGTTTCGCAACTTATTGAGAAGGACCAAAAATCTGGACAATACAGATGTAAAGAGGAATTCGATAATACAATGCGTAGAATGAATTTAAGAGACGAAGGTAACAGAGGTACCAGTGATACTATGAATTTAGCTGTTTCATTTATTCCAACAATAAAGGTGTATTCGGCAGAGGAATTATCTGCTGTTGAAGCTCAAGAGAAAGACTTACAGGAGAAAAGAGAtcaatttgagaaaaaacaGGCTGACTTGAGACAAAAGATGCATGACAATCCAAGTGATTGGGAAGTTGCCGAAGTCAATGATccatttgaagaagaagaaaaagaattgcACTCTAAAACAAAGATGTCACTCGATGAGTTGGTTTCGTACAACTCCGGTATCCTAACTTTACAGGTTTTGAATGGTCACCTCTCAAGGACGTCAACATATTTACATATCCTGGTCGATAACATACCGTATCCTGAATTTACTTCTTCCAAATACAAAGGTGGTAAACTCGCAGGCGAATCATCAGGCATTTTCATCCGTGACTTAAAGCATAGTATGCTATTATTCAGAGTCTCAAAGGAGCGTTTCCCTAAGGAGGAGAACGACGTTATTTCCGAGCATTTTATCAGTACTTTAGGTCTATTGCAAAAGGGCTACGACAAACCAACAGAGGTGGACTTCCAGGGATCTAAGGTTTTggttcaatttctttataatCCATCTCCTGTGAGACTTTCTGCTGCTGAAACTGTTCAAGATACCGGTATATTGAGTTTGAATATACAATCAGCGAGGGGATTATTATCTGCTGACAGGAATGGTAAATCTGATCCGTTTGTTACTGTCTATGTCAATGGTAAGAAAGAACataaaacaaaaactaTTAAGAAGACCTTGGACCCTGTATGGAATGAAAAGGCTAAGTTAAAGATTCCTTCAAAAACAAGATCGGCAATCACGTTGAATGTATTTGATTGGGATCGTGCAggtgaaaatgatttcttAGGTAAGGTTGCATTGgatatcattcaaatgaaaCCAAGTACAACATATGATTGGGAGATACCATTGGATACTCAAGGAACAATCAAAGTACAAGCTACATTTGAACCACAATATCTTAGACCCACTATTGAGcttcaagaaaagagttTATCAGATGCACCTTTGAGAGCTCTTGGTAACGTCTCCGGTGCTGGTATGAATGCCGCATCTTCTGTTGCTGGTATAGCAGGTGCAGGTGTAGGTGTTGCCTCTGGTGGTTTAAAGAAAGGCGGTAACTTGCTGAAAAGCCTGGGCGGTGGTTCCAAATCGAAGCAGAATGTCATCAGTAATTCTAGAAGTTCTGGCGAAAATAGCAGGAGATTACCTTTATCATCTAGTAAGCGTAAAGGCAGAACGTCTGCTGATTATGATGCATCTATCCCAGATAATAGTTATGCCCAGGTTAATCAAAATGGAGTAGCCCAACGTAGTTCAATTGACAACCAACCACAAGTTGACGATGGCGGTTACAGTATTGCCGGTGTACAAGAAATTGTGAATAAACGCTCCAGGGCCAGTAGTTTTGCTCGCACTCTGTCACCAAATAGTACTTATGAAGGTACATTAACGATTATTGCTGCCGAACATATTGCTAAGAATGTTCAATTTAAAGTATCATTAGCACAGAACGGTAAGATTAAGAGCGTATACAAAACCGCAAACCATAGGGCACAAGAAAATGGCATAGTGACAGTTAACGAAACATGTGCATTTAAGGCGTCACCGGAGGCTAACCTGGTCATTGGCGCCATATCCCGTCATACGTTAGGTAAGGACAGAGACGTTGGTATCGCGCAGATTCTGTTGAACGATCCACAAATCCatgtagaagaaaatatggCTGTCAAACTAGCGGAGGGACGCATCATTGTCAAGGTCAACTATGGGCACACTGGAAATGAGATCCCCCCAGTACCTGAGATTCCGAAAGAATACGCTCAGTAA
- the POB3 gene encoding FACT complex subunit POB3 (similar to Saccharomyces cerevisiae POB3 (YML069W); ancestral locus Anc_4.333): MSTDFDRIYLNQSKFNGRFRIADSGLGWKVSTSGGSASNQAKAPFLLPATELSTIQWSRGCRGYELKINTKNQGTVQLDGFSQDDFNLIKGDFHRRFNIQVEHKEHSLRGWNWGKTDLARNEMVFALNGKPTFEIPYSRVNNTNLTAKNEVGIEFNIQDESYQPAGDELVEMRFYIPGVIENDEEGIKKEGIKEEVENGEGMEVDQEEEKTIAEAFYEELKEKADIGETAGDVIVSFQDVFFATPRGRYDVDIYKDTIRLRGKTYEYKLQHRQIQRIVSLPKADDIHHLIVLAIEPPLRQGQTTYPFLVMQFQKDEETEVQLNLEDEEYESNYKDKLKKQYDAKTHIVISHVLKGLTNRRVIVPGEYKSKYEQSAVSCSYKANEGYLYPLDNAFFFLTKPTLYIPFSDVSAINISRAGQGSTLSRTFDLEVVLRSNRGTTAFGNISKEEQPLLEQFLESKNLRVKNEEKEAQTRLQNALGSDSDDEDLNMGSAGEDEESVDEDFQASSDDDEDVAEEFDSDVPLSDNEGSDEERPNKKVKTE; encoded by the coding sequence ATGAGTACTGATTTTGATAGAATTTATTTGAACCAATCTAAATTCAATGGTAGATTCCGTATAGCGGACTCTGGTCTGGGTTGGAAAGTGTCTACTAGTGGTGGTTCTGCATCTAATCAAGCAAAAGCACCATTTTTACTACCAGCCACTGAATTATCCACGATTCAATGGAGTAGAGGCTGCAGAGGTTATGAGTTAAAGATTAACACTAAAAATCAGGGAACTGTGCAGCTAGATGGATTTTCTCAAGATGATTTTAATCTTATCAAAGGTGATTTCCATCGTAGATTTAATATACAGGTAGAGCATAAAGAGCATTCGCTGCGTGGTTGGAATTGGGGTAAGACTGATTTGGCTAGAAACGAGATGGTTTTTGCTTTGAATGGTAAGccaacttttgaaattccTTACTCAAGAGTCAATAACACTAATTTAACCGCTAAAAATGAAGTCGGTATTGAATTCAATATACAAGACGAAAGCTATCAACCTGCAGGAGATGAACTGGTTGAAATGAGATTCTATATTCCCGGtgtaattgaaaatgacgaAGAAGGTATCAAGAAAGAAGGTATTAAGGAAGAAGTCGAAAATGGTGAAGGTATGGAAGTTGAtcaagaggaagaaaaaactATCGCAGAAGCTTTctatgaagaattgaaagaaaaagctgATATTGGTGAAACTGCCGGTGATGTTATTGTTTCCTTCCAAGATGTTTTCTTCGCAACACCAAGAGGCCGCTATGATGTCGATATTTACAAAGATACTATTAGATTGAGAGGTAAGACTTATGAATACAAACTACAGCATCgtcaaattcaaagaattgtTTCATTACCTAAAGCAGATGatattcatcatttaattGTTTTGGCTATTGAACCACCTTTGCGTCAAGGTCAGACAACATATCCATTTTTGGTGATGCAGTTTCAAAAAGACGAAGAAACTGAAGTTCAATTGAACctggaagatgaagagtATGAAAGCAATTATAAggataaattgaaaaagcaaTATGATGCAAAGACTCATATCGTCATTTCACATGTTTTAAAGGGTCTAACGAACCGTAGAGTGATTGTTCCAGGGGaatataaatcaaaatacGAACAAAGTGCAGTTTCTTGTTCTTACAAAGCCAATGAAGGTTATTTATATCCATTAGACAAcgctttttttttcctcacAAAACCAACGCTATATATTCCATTTTCAGATGTGAGTGCCATAAATATATCGAGAGCAGGTCAAGGCTCAACTCTGTCAAGAACATTTGATTTAGAGGTAGTCTTACGTTCTAATAGAGGTACCACCGCGTTTGGTAATATCAGTAAGGAAGAACAACCGCTATTAGAGCAATTTTTagaatcaaagaatttgagaGTTAAAAATGAGGAAAAAGAAGCCCAAACAAGGTTACAAAATGCTCTGGGCTCAgatagtgatgatgaagatctTAATATGGGATCAGCCggtgaagatgaagagtcTGTAGATGAAGATTTCCAAGCATCTTCagacgatgatgaagatgttgCTGAAGAATTTGACTCTGACGTACCTTTGAGTGATAATGAGGGcagtgatgaagaaaggCCAAACAAGAAGGTCAAGACTGAATAA
- the COG8 gene encoding Golgi transport complex subunit COG8 (similar to Saccharomyces cerevisiae COG8 (YML071C); ancestral locus Anc_4.339), with the protein MDAVLQDLLPGSDLTAKEDREYCLKSLAEVLESENKNYESYFTSSATSGSIVEDIAELDAQISSLERKLRHILVANQTSLLNDVIDEKNENDDTLLSRINEQLEQLWELDTSSKKNNENNKNNATLTKREEEEDISIEDFLKDDSSKKQTTMDDEFHKALKSLRKKIFKEETQSGDGQIGLAFVLENLTSIIDLMELPFLTRTCIKTGHYQEAIMLYQHTSSLKSKFPDSVTISNICKQVSTEIIDTMSVGLIKLLSSNLTLNSIKKILNYLICIPPFSENSSSNSALLNVYLKMRLKFIQNEISSYSTDIDDSNTSLYEMMIKRKIEVIREHIFMSLNVYEKSFTIETQPLLIPLQLERVQRKDKPRETNPLMLKFVNDSITYLLNELKIEKEEKMKEQSNSVCLQLIYCSFRLSDLNTNYHNLFINQIIEFKIFTVEQVVNAIQKRSELATTYL; encoded by the coding sequence ATGGACGCTGTCTTACAGGATTTGCTGCCAGGTAGCGATCTTACTGCCAAAGAAGATAGAGAATACTGCTTGAAGTCTTTGGCAGAGGTGTTAGAATCGGAGAACAAGAATTATGAAAGTTATTTCACTTCCAGTGCCACATCAGGTAGTATTGTGGAAGATATTGCAGAATTGGACGCACAGATATCTTCACTGGAGAGGAAGTTGCGTCATATCTTAGTGGCAAATCAGACGAGCTTACTCAATGACGTTATAGAtgagaaaaatgagaatGATGACACGTTACTATCAAGAATTAATGAACAATTGGAACAACTTTGGGAGCTGGATACGAGttcgaagaagaacaatgaaaataataaaaataatgctACTCTCACCAAGAgggaagaagaggaagataTATCTATCGAGGACTTCTTAAAGGATGACAGTTCAAAGAAGCAGACTACAATGGACGATGAATTTCATAAAGCATTGAAGAGTTTgaggaagaaaatcttcaaagaagaGACACAATCGGGTGATGGTCAGATAGGTCTTGCATTTGTACTGGAAAACCTGACTTCGATTATAGATTTGATGGAATTGCCGTTTCTTACGAGGACATGTATCAAAACGGGCCATTACCAGGAGGCTATCATGCTATATCAACATACAAgttcattgaaatcaaaattcCCTGATTCCGTGACTATTAGTAATATTTGCAAGCAGGTATCAACTGAGATCATCGATACAATGTCTGTCGGACTAATTAAattactttcttcaaatctaACGTTGAATTccataaagaaaattttaaattatttgatatgCATCCCACCGTTTTCAGAGAATAGTTCAAGCAATTCTGCATTATTAAATgtatatttgaagatgagattgaaattcattcaaaatgaGATTTCTTCATATTCGACAGATATCGATGATTCAAACACATCATTGTATgaaatgatgataaaacGTAAAATTGAAGTCATTAGAGAACATATTTTTATGTCATTAAATGTCTACGAGAAATCTTTTACCATTGAGACGCAACCTTTACTCATCCCATTACAATTGGAAAGGGTACAAAGAAAGGATAAACCTAGAGAGACCAATCCACTAATGTTAAAATTTGTTAACGATAGCATAACTTActtattgaatgaattgaaGATTGAGAAAGAGGAGAAGATGAAAGAACAAAGTAATTCCGTGTGTTTACAACTGATCTATTGCTCCTTCAGATTGAGCGACCTCAATACTAACTATCACAATCTTTTCataaatcaaatcattgaattcaagATCTTTACAGTGGAGCAAGTCGTGAATGCCATACAAAAGAGGTCAGAACTAGCAACTACATACCTGTGA
- the ITT1 gene encoding RBR-type E3 ubiquitin transferase (similar to Saccharomyces cerevisiae ITT1 (YML068W); ancestral locus Anc_4.332), with translation MTEESNLRADLHILKDMYPELKLNVDHESLINNASGEIVGELPFDILMPQKDLMVEYNSRTLSLSKLPGNLLEFRIDADGYPDFQNSIQLNIRSSWMSHSDKKKIYEELHTEFDSLTDPTSDDYDSYTPVLMLIFGFLLDDLAKLLFPEFKRVCESNEEYSLFENILSVLNKEIMNRKNYNCCICMEVKKGKEMIELPCGAHHYLCTGCVHSYYSTMINEGRISNVRCPECKMNEIDLDKFEDYQSMKAALFTPDIPFEFFEDYLSKEDCLKYKRLFYKQVATKLSKHSPYACVTCRRCDNWCVKEDLDDPMIECKNCDFIFCFDCLHSWHGYSNKCGSKVTIPVELLEEYIEDTNDPNSDGGKRKLLETRFGKRALELEVNEYMAEKLLDMAIAEDGSELQRCPKCRCVVQRSEGCNRMKCGVCGTLFCYLCGVSLFVDDCYKHFRDPRCSCYGRLFEGMPGAD, from the coding sequence ATGACTGAAGAATCTAACTTACGAGCGGATCTCCATATCTTGAAAGATATGTATCCTGAACTGAAGCTGAATGTGGATCATGAATCTCTCATAAATAATGCTTCTGGTGAGATAGTGGGTGAGCTACCGTTCGATATACTAATGCCACAAAAGGACTTGATGGTAGAGTACAATAGCAGAACTCTCTCTCTATCAAAGCTGCCTGGTAATCTGCTGGAGTTCCGTATTGATGCGGATGGCTATCCAGATTTCCAAAATAGCATTCAACTGAATATTAGATCATCCTGGATGTCACATTCtgacaagaagaaaatatatgaaGAATTGCATACTGAATTCGATAGTTTGACTGATCCAACTTCGGACGATTATGATTCTTATACTCCGGTACTCATGCTAATATTTGGTTTTTTGCTTGACGACCTTGCCAAATTACTGTTCCCAGAGTTTAAAAGGGTTTGTGAATCTAATGAGGAGTATTCTCtgtttgaaaatattctttcaGTTCTTAACAAAGAAATCATGAATAGAAAGAACTATAATTGCTGTATCTGTATGGAAGTTAAAAAGGGTAAAGAAATGATTGAACTACCATGCGGTGCTCACCATTACCTCTGTACGGGTTGTGTTCACTCATATTACTCGACAATGATCAACGAAGGTCGTATTTCAAATGTTAGATGCCCTGAGTGCaaaatgaatgaaattgacCTTGATAAATTCGAAGATTATCAATCGATGAAAGCAGCCCTTTTTACGCCTGATATACCGTTCGAATTCTTTGAAGACTATCTAAGTAAAGAGGACTGTTTAAAATACAAGCGACTGTTTTACAAGCAAGTGGCcacaaaattatcaaaacaCTCACCTTATGCTTGCGTGACTTGTAGAAGGTGCGACAACTGGTGTGTAAAAGAAGATTTAGACGATCCAATGATTGAGTGCAAAAACTGTGACTTTATATTCTGTTTTGATTGTCTTCATTCATGGCACGGTTACAGCAACAAATGTGGTAGTAAAGTGACCATTCCTGTAGAGCTATTGGAGGAGTACATTGAAGATACAAATGATCCAAATAGTGACGGGGGAAAGAGGAAACTACTGGAGACAAGATTTGGGAAAAGAGCTCTTGAATTGGAGGTAAACGAATATATGGCTGAAAAGTTGTTAGATATGGCTATTGCGGAAGATGGCAGCGAGTTACAGCGTTGTCCAAAATGTAGATGTGTTGTTCAAAGAAGTGAAGGTTGTAATAGAATGAAATGTGGTGTATGCGGGACGTTATTCTGCTACCTGTGTGGTGTATCTTTGTTTGTGGATGATTGTTACAAACATTTCAGAGATCCACGATGTAGTTGCTATGGCAGATTATTCGAAGGTATGCCAGGTGCTGACTAA